In Amycolatopsis sp. EV170708-02-1, the following are encoded in one genomic region:
- a CDS encoding sensor histidine kinase: MRDISGSLARQACAVAAVCLIADAGLFLIAGPPLALGWQAWVVLIGGILANAALAGPSRYSGWVSAAHGALLIAAPLLLYPYDNYLQATNAGVLIAGYRAGAWLSAKPAVAALVAMLAGLVACNVIPVDRGDRDWRLLVIDVGVSGLLPWMVGRYTTARRAYIADLQRAEEQRQQHEAEAVRRAVVEERTTIARDLHDVISHHVSAIGVHAGAARLGLPEGEPAVRRSLSAVESSSRAAMADLRRLLDLLHGKENGDVQRQPGLDNLDELLDNLRTAGLPARLTSHGGPRELPGSVDIALYRIVQEALTNALRHGAGGIVEIDLAYRQTEVLLTITNEIGRPNASAESTKRGLAGIRQRVALFGGQAECGPLDDGRHWRVRVGFPLEAQ; this comes from the coding sequence GTGCGGGACATCAGTGGTTCGTTGGCGAGGCAGGCCTGCGCGGTCGCGGCGGTCTGCCTGATCGCCGACGCCGGGCTGTTCCTCATCGCCGGTCCGCCGCTCGCGCTGGGCTGGCAGGCGTGGGTGGTCCTGATCGGCGGCATCCTCGCCAACGCCGCGCTCGCCGGGCCTTCCCGGTATTCCGGCTGGGTTTCCGCCGCGCACGGCGCGTTGCTCATCGCCGCGCCACTGCTGCTGTACCCGTACGACAACTACCTTCAGGCCACCAACGCCGGCGTGCTGATCGCGGGTTATCGCGCGGGCGCCTGGCTTTCGGCCAAACCCGCGGTGGCCGCCCTGGTGGCAATGCTCGCCGGGCTCGTCGCGTGCAACGTCATCCCGGTCGACCGCGGCGACCGGGACTGGCGGCTGCTGGTGATCGACGTCGGCGTGAGCGGGCTGCTGCCGTGGATGGTCGGCCGCTACACGACCGCGCGGCGCGCGTACATCGCCGATCTCCAGCGCGCCGAGGAACAGCGGCAACAGCACGAAGCCGAGGCCGTCCGCCGTGCCGTCGTCGAAGAACGCACGACGATCGCCCGCGACCTGCACGACGTGATCTCCCACCACGTCAGCGCGATCGGCGTGCACGCCGGCGCCGCGCGGCTCGGGCTGCCGGAGGGCGAACCCGCCGTCCGGCGTTCACTCTCGGCCGTCGAATCGTCGAGCCGGGCCGCGATGGCCGATCTGCGGCGCCTGCTGGATCTGTTGCACGGCAAGGAGAACGGTGACGTACAGCGGCAGCCGGGGCTGGACAACCTCGACGAGCTGCTCGACAACCTCCGCACCGCCGGCCTTCCCGCGCGGCTGACCAGCCACGGCGGGCCGCGCGAACTCCCGGGTTCGGTGGACATCGCGCTGTACCGCATCGTGCAGGAGGCGCTGACGAACGCGCTCCGGCACGGCGCGGGCGGGATCGTCGAGATCGACCTCGCCTACCGGCAGACGGAGGTGCTTCTCACCATCACGAACGAGATCGGCCGCCCGAACGCGTCGGCCGAATCGACGAAACGCGGTCTCGCCGGGATCAGGCAGCGGGTCGCGCTGTTCGGCGGACAGGCCGAATGCGGACCGCTCGACGACGGGCGGCACTGGCGGGTTCGAGTCGGTTTTCCTTTGGAGGCACAGTGA
- a CDS encoding DNA polymerase III subunit gamma and tau, translating to MALALYRKYRPATFAEVVGQEHVTDPLRTALAAGRINHAYLFSGPRGCGKTSSARIMARSLNCAKGPTPDPCGECNSCRNLAPEGPGSVDVTELDAASHGGVDDARELRDRAFYAPADSRYRVFIIDEAHMVTTQGFNALLKIVEEPPEHLIFIFATTEPDKVLPTIRSRTHHYPFRLIPPSSMRELLERNVAAEGATVEPAVYPLVIRAGGGSARDTQSVLDQLLAGAGPDGVDYSRAVSLLGVTDVALIDGMVDALAADDAAAVFGTVERLAEAGHDPRRFATDLLDRLRDLVMLRSVPDAGERGLVSAPDDELKKMKEQAGKLEPATLSRYADIVHNGLLEMRGATSPRLVLELLTARMLLPSVAEGTDALLARLERLERRAASAPAPAAAAPAQVAQAAPVAQSAPAPAAPPSGEPVREFQRPSQRAAAPAQPPAPAAQPTPQPAARPEPVAERPAPQRPAATAPPPTAPAPVAASGDTDADGIRGKWPHVLAAIRKVPGGRSTEAMLTQASVVSVEGRAVTLTHSAEPLARRLSEPHNAERVAAAFKEVFGGDWQVRCVHGAAQARQAAAPKAAPPPPAPERSFTRRSAEAPSAPPAAPTPKPEPQRPKVTTSEPDIPLPPEPVEEDEDLYNEDASPAPPPPPLPPEQDPEEIARKLLADHLNARPLDERK from the coding sequence GTGGCATTAGCGCTGTACCGAAAGTACCGTCCGGCTACCTTCGCCGAGGTCGTCGGGCAGGAGCATGTGACCGATCCGCTGCGCACCGCGCTGGCCGCCGGTCGCATCAACCACGCCTACCTCTTCTCCGGCCCGCGCGGCTGCGGAAAGACGTCCAGCGCCCGCATCATGGCGCGGTCGTTGAACTGCGCGAAGGGCCCGACGCCGGATCCGTGCGGCGAGTGCAACTCGTGCCGCAACCTCGCGCCCGAAGGCCCCGGCAGCGTCGACGTCACCGAGCTCGACGCGGCCAGCCACGGTGGTGTCGACGACGCCCGCGAGCTGCGGGACAGGGCCTTCTACGCCCCGGCCGACTCGCGCTACCGCGTCTTCATCATCGACGAGGCGCACATGGTCACCACGCAGGGCTTCAACGCCTTGCTGAAGATCGTGGAGGAGCCGCCGGAGCACCTGATCTTCATCTTCGCGACCACGGAACCGGACAAGGTGCTCCCCACCATCCGGTCGCGGACGCATCACTACCCCTTCCGGCTGATCCCGCCCAGCTCCATGCGCGAGCTGCTGGAGCGCAACGTCGCCGCCGAGGGCGCCACGGTCGAGCCCGCGGTGTATCCGCTGGTCATCCGCGCGGGCGGGGGTTCGGCGCGGGATACGCAGTCGGTGCTCGACCAGCTGCTGGCGGGGGCCGGGCCGGACGGCGTCGACTACTCGCGCGCGGTGTCGCTGCTGGGCGTCACCGACGTCGCGCTCATCGACGGCATGGTCGACGCGCTGGCCGCGGACGACGCGGCCGCCGTGTTCGGCACCGTCGAGCGGCTCGCCGAGGCGGGGCACGACCCGCGCCGGTTCGCCACCGACCTGCTCGATCGGCTGCGTGACCTGGTGATGCTCCGTTCGGTGCCGGACGCGGGTGAACGCGGTCTCGTCTCCGCGCCGGACGACGAGCTCAAGAAGATGAAGGAGCAGGCGGGCAAACTGGAGCCCGCCACGCTTTCGCGCTACGCCGACATCGTCCACAATGGACTCTTGGAGATGCGGGGCGCGACCTCGCCCCGGCTCGTGCTGGAGCTGCTGACGGCGCGGATGCTGCTGCCGTCGGTCGCCGAAGGCACCGACGCGCTGCTTGCCCGGCTCGAACGGCTGGAGCGCCGCGCCGCTTCGGCTCCGGCGCCCGCTGCCGCTGCTCCGGCGCAGGTCGCTCAAGCCGCTCCTGTGGCGCAGTCCGCGCCTGCCCCGGCCGCTCCTCCCTCGGGTGAGCCCGTCCGTGAGTTCCAGCGGCCGTCGCAACGAGCCGCCGCGCCCGCGCAGCCGCCGGCTCCGGCCGCCCAGCCCACTCCGCAGCCCGCCGCGCGACCTGAGCCGGTCGCCGAGCGGCCCGCCCCGCAACGTCCTGCCGCGACGGCACCGCCGCCCACCGCGCCCGCCCCGGTCGCGGCTTCCGGAGACACTGACGCCGACGGGATCCGCGGCAAGTGGCCGCACGTGCTCGCCGCTATCCGCAAGGTCCCGGGCGGCCGCAGCACCGAAGCGATGCTCACGCAGGCGAGCGTGGTGAGCGTCGAGGGTCGTGCCGTCACCCTCACGCACAGCGCGGAGCCGCTGGCTCGCCGGCTTTCCGAACCGCACAACGCGGAGCGGGTCGCGGCCGCGTTCAAGGAGGTCTTCGGCGGCGATTGGCAGGTGCGCTGCGTCCACGGCGCCGCGCAGGCCCGGCAGGCCGCAGCTCCGAAGGCCGCGCCGCCACCACCCGCGCCTGAGCGATCCTTCACCCGGCGGTCCGCCGAAGCGCCCAGTGCCCCTCCGGCGGCTCCCACGCCGAAGCCGGAGCCTCAGCGGCCGAAGGTGACGACGAGCGAGCCGGACATCCCGCTCCCGCCCGAGCCGGTCGAGGAGGACGAGGACCTCTACAACGAGGACGCGAGCCCCGCGCCGCCGCCTCCGCCGCTCCCGCCCGAGCAGGATCCGGAAGAGATCGCCCGGAAGCTGCTCGCCGACCACCTCAACGCCCGTCCGCTCGACGAGCGCAAGTAG
- a CDS encoding serine/threonine dehydratase → MSTPTWEDVLKATEAVHPFVRRTPVLRAEVDGRPLVLKLEHLQRSGSFKLRGAVNALVSGPLPERVLTASGGNHGLGVATAASLLNLPATVYVPESAPQAKTARIEATGAKLIRHGATYAEAAAKAIEAAAEPGTRYLHAYDDPAVVAGQGTVAAEVVQDAPDVDAFLVAVGGGGLVAGTSLAGLPTFGVEPERCRALNAALEAGEPVDVEIDSVAASALGATRVGEVPFAVLRDRVTSVLVGDAELLAARDRLWDEFRLAVEPAAAVPFAAWLAGRTEGELPCVILCGANSEWRP, encoded by the coding sequence ATGAGCACTCCGACCTGGGAAGATGTCCTGAAAGCCACCGAGGCCGTTCATCCGTTCGTGCGGCGCACGCCGGTGTTGCGGGCCGAGGTCGACGGGCGGCCGCTCGTCCTCAAGCTGGAGCATCTGCAGCGGAGCGGGTCGTTCAAACTGCGGGGCGCGGTGAACGCGCTGGTGAGCGGCCCCCTGCCGGAACGGGTGCTGACGGCGTCCGGCGGCAACCACGGGCTGGGCGTGGCGACGGCGGCTTCGCTGCTGAACCTGCCCGCGACGGTGTACGTGCCGGAGTCGGCTCCGCAGGCGAAGACGGCCCGGATCGAGGCCACGGGCGCGAAGCTCATCCGCCACGGAGCGACGTACGCCGAGGCAGCAGCGAAGGCGATCGAAGCCGCCGCTGAGCCGGGCACGCGGTACCTGCACGCGTACGACGATCCGGCCGTCGTCGCCGGTCAGGGCACCGTGGCGGCCGAAGTGGTCCAGGACGCGCCGGACGTCGACGCGTTCCTGGTCGCGGTCGGCGGTGGCGGGCTGGTCGCGGGAACGTCGCTGGCCGGGTTGCCGACGTTCGGCGTCGAGCCGGAGCGGTGCCGGGCGCTGAACGCGGCGCTGGAGGCGGGCGAGCCCGTGGACGTGGAGATCGACTCGGTCGCCGCGTCCGCGTTGGGCGCGACCAGGGTCGGGGAGGTCCCGTTCGCCGTACTCCGGGATCGGGTGACGTCCGTGCTGGTCGGCGACGCGGAGCTGCTCGCCGCGCGGGACCGGCTCTGGGACGAGTTCCGGCTCGCCGTCGAACCGGCCGCCGCGGTGCCGTTCGCCGCGTGGCTCGCCGGGCGGACCGAGGGCGAGCTGCCCTGCGTAATCCTCTGCGGCGCTAACAGTGAGTGGCGGCCCTGA
- a CDS encoding cell wall metabolism sensor histidine kinase WalK gives MSSNPRGRRPWSLRRRLIAQVAGLLALVCLVVGVVTELALRSFLIDQLDARLAETSERASRPPPPGRPGGERVPEGLRAYGQSTGSLFVNLLPDGRVVAAVLRSSYDAKVAEPFPHDPIGPAQLSALLRSTPNDKPTDVDLGSLGEYRVIAKQSANGGVAITGLPTKDVTDTLWNLGFIFGGVAIGGILLAGALGAVTVRRTMKPLDRLAATATRVAELPLARGEVALSERVSEVDTDPRTEVGKVGFALNRMLGHISDALSARQASESRVRRFVADASHELRTPLAAIRGYAELTRRSGSDVPPDIAFAMGRVESESTRMTGLVEDLLLLARLDSGRPVVHQPVDLSRLVADAVADAHVAGPEHKWLLEVPPEPITVLGDADQLHQVVINLLGNARTHTPAGTEVTTSLSIVDSTVTLSIADGGPGIPPAILPEVFERFARGDDSRSRAAGSTGLGLAIVAAVVAAHGGRVGVASRPGHTEFRVVLRAATHC, from the coding sequence ATGTCCTCAAACCCGCGGGGTAGGCGGCCGTGGTCCCTGCGGCGACGGCTGATCGCGCAGGTCGCGGGCCTGCTCGCGCTCGTCTGCCTGGTGGTCGGCGTGGTCACCGAACTGGCGTTGCGGAGCTTCCTGATCGACCAGCTCGACGCCCGTCTCGCCGAGACCAGCGAACGTGCCAGCCGTCCGCCGCCGCCGGGGCGTCCCGGCGGGGAAAGGGTTCCCGAGGGTCTTCGCGCGTACGGGCAGAGCACCGGTTCGCTGTTCGTGAACCTGCTCCCGGACGGCCGCGTGGTCGCGGCGGTGCTGCGGTCCAGCTACGACGCGAAGGTCGCGGAGCCGTTCCCCCACGATCCCATCGGCCCGGCCCAGCTCTCCGCCCTGCTGCGGTCGACGCCGAACGACAAGCCCACCGACGTGGACCTCGGGTCGCTCGGGGAGTACCGCGTGATCGCGAAGCAGTCGGCCAACGGCGGTGTCGCGATCACCGGGCTGCCCACCAAGGACGTCACGGATACCTTGTGGAACCTCGGTTTCATCTTCGGCGGGGTCGCCATCGGCGGCATCCTGCTGGCGGGCGCGCTCGGCGCGGTGACCGTGCGGCGCACCATGAAACCCCTCGACCGCCTCGCCGCCACCGCGACCAGGGTCGCCGAACTCCCGCTGGCTCGCGGCGAGGTCGCGCTGTCCGAGCGAGTGTCCGAAGTGGACACGGATCCGCGCACCGAGGTCGGGAAGGTCGGGTTCGCGCTCAACCGCATGCTCGGCCACATCTCGGACGCGCTTTCCGCCCGGCAGGCCAGTGAAAGCCGGGTGCGCCGGTTCGTCGCGGACGCCAGCCACGAGCTGCGGACGCCGCTCGCGGCCATCCGCGGCTACGCGGAACTCACCCGGCGCTCGGGCTCCGACGTGCCGCCGGACATCGCGTTCGCGATGGGCCGCGTGGAGTCGGAATCGACCCGGATGACCGGACTGGTCGAGGATCTGCTGTTGCTCGCGCGGCTCGACTCCGGCCGTCCGGTGGTGCATCAGCCGGTGGATCTCTCCCGCCTGGTCGCGGACGCCGTCGCCGACGCGCACGTCGCCGGGCCGGAGCACAAATGGCTGCTGGAGGTACCGCCGGAGCCGATCACCGTCCTCGGTGACGCGGATCAGCTGCATCAGGTGGTGATCAACCTGCTCGGCAACGCGCGCACGCACACCCCGGCAGGCACCGAGGTCACCACCTCTCTGTCCATAGTGGACTCGACGGTGACACTGTCCATTGCCGACGGTGGGCCGGGGATCCCGCCGGCAATCCTTCCGGAGGTCTTCGAACGCTTCGCCCGCGGCGACGACTCGCGATCGCGGGCGGCGGGCAGCACCGGGCTCGGGCTCGCCATCGTCGCGGCCGTCGTCGCCGCGCACGGCGGGCGAGTCGGCGTCGCCAGCCGCCCGGGACACACGGAGTTCCGCGTCGTGCTCAGGGCCGCCACTCACTGTTAG
- a CDS encoding helix-turn-helix transcriptional regulator, with amino-acid sequence MTLRMIFDRKDLQGIRIAEAPDPLWELVLGSHQLREDRTSAWRHRVRLNLRQNEGATRSLKTLFTLVPPKGNFPDFLTPPTSAGSFESGLEAVACTPRGRLCADLRTVFTGPAPTWVKRLADGDRDEVHGVVGALRDAYDLMIEPFWHSMRETVAADRARRVRTLATEGAGAMMRGIPGVRGWDGEVLEIAYPRQRTVHLDGRGLTLIPSRFCANTPVTFIDPALPPVLLYPASVTSARPVDVSPELVALLGRTRAESLGALRVPRTTSKLASCLGTSIGTASKQAAVLREAGLVTSVRHGSAILHHLTRLGTALLTGELDEGTAP; translated from the coding sequence ATGACTCTGCGCATGATCTTCGATCGCAAGGATCTCCAGGGGATCCGGATAGCCGAAGCACCGGATCCGCTGTGGGAGCTGGTCCTCGGATCGCATCAGCTGAGGGAGGACCGCACGTCGGCCTGGCGGCACCGGGTCCGGCTGAACCTGCGTCAGAACGAAGGCGCGACACGGTCGCTGAAGACGCTGTTCACCCTCGTTCCGCCGAAGGGGAACTTTCCCGACTTCCTGACCCCGCCCACGTCGGCGGGCTCCTTCGAAAGCGGGCTCGAAGCGGTGGCGTGCACCCCTCGCGGACGGCTGTGCGCCGATCTCCGGACCGTGTTCACCGGCCCGGCCCCGACCTGGGTGAAACGGCTCGCCGACGGCGACCGCGACGAGGTCCACGGGGTCGTCGGCGCGCTGCGCGACGCGTACGACCTGATGATCGAGCCGTTCTGGCACAGCATGCGCGAGACCGTCGCCGCCGACCGGGCCCGGCGGGTCCGCACGCTGGCCACCGAGGGGGCGGGGGCGATGATGCGCGGCATCCCCGGCGTCCGCGGCTGGGACGGCGAGGTGCTGGAGATCGCCTACCCCCGGCAGCGGACCGTCCATCTCGACGGCCGGGGACTGACCTTGATCCCGAGCCGGTTCTGCGCGAACACGCCGGTCACCTTCATCGATCCGGCGCTGCCGCCCGTGCTGCTGTACCCCGCCAGTGTGACCAGCGCCCGCCCGGTGGACGTGTCCCCCGAACTGGTGGCGCTCCTCGGCCGGACCCGCGCCGAAAGCCTCGGCGCGCTGCGCGTCCCGCGCACGACCAGCAAGCTGGCCTCATGCCTCGGCACCTCGATCGGCACGGCCAGCAAACAGGCCGCCGTGCTGCGCGAGGCCGGGCTCGTCACCAGCGTCCGGCACGGCAGCGCCATCCTGCACCACCTCACCCGGCTCGGCACCGCGCTGCTCACCGGGGAACTCGACGAAGGGACCGCTCCATGA
- a CDS encoding endonuclease/exonuclease/phosphatase family protein, whose translation MKSVLAAAALLLGTAAPAVAATDFPVLQMNLCRSGIANCFNQGGTNPMAKAASTIVSVNPAVVTLNEACSSETTKLAADVKAQSGRAYTVVWQPVGKKENGRTTPYPCTSGRGEYGIAVLARQDLGAVKAREGGYYGPQDGGAEQRAYLCAKFGTVNACTTHLSTKRPAVEQQCRDLKGLLAKYGTGTVFGGDLNLRYPGDPSAQACVPAGSFRKGDGSVQHIIAGGAFGFGSSGKTSIPGTDHPAWRVALTR comes from the coding sequence ATGAAATCGGTACTCGCCGCCGCCGCTCTGCTCCTGGGCACGGCCGCACCCGCCGTCGCGGCGACGGATTTCCCGGTGTTGCAGATGAACCTCTGCCGCAGCGGGATCGCGAACTGCTTCAACCAGGGCGGGACGAACCCGATGGCGAAGGCGGCGAGCACGATCGTCTCGGTGAACCCGGCCGTCGTGACGCTGAACGAGGCCTGTTCGTCGGAGACGACGAAGCTGGCTGCCGACGTCAAGGCGCAGTCGGGCCGGGCGTACACGGTCGTGTGGCAGCCCGTCGGCAAGAAGGAGAACGGCCGGACGACCCCGTATCCGTGCACGTCAGGGCGCGGCGAGTACGGCATCGCGGTGCTGGCCAGGCAGGACCTCGGAGCGGTGAAGGCACGCGAAGGCGGCTATTACGGGCCTCAGGACGGCGGCGCGGAACAGCGTGCCTATCTGTGCGCGAAATTCGGCACGGTGAACGCGTGCACCACGCACCTCTCGACGAAACGGCCCGCGGTCGAGCAGCAGTGCCGGGACCTGAAGGGGCTGCTGGCGAAGTACGGCACCGGCACGGTGTTCGGCGGCGATCTGAACCTGCGTTATCCGGGCGATCCGAGCGCGCAGGCGTGCGTTCCGGCTGGCTCGTTCCGCAAGGGCGACGGCAGCGTGCAGCACATCATCGCCGGCGGCGCCTTCGGCTTCGGGAGCTCCGGGAAGACGTCGATCCCCGGCACCGACCACCCGGCCTGGCGGGTCGCCCTGACCCGCTGA
- a CDS encoding spermidine synthase: protein MRPAPTPGRYPVRFGTAELLRDADRPNAWMISVDGVAQSHVNLDDPTDLEFDYIRRIADVVDCLGEGPLDVLHVGGAACTLPRYVAAARPRSRQLVFDADGELVALVREQLGLKGLKVRVGDGREGVSSRYDASADLVIVDAFERGILAGGLATVEFTNEIARVLRPAGTYVANVSDGPNLPFLRRFLATLATSFPHLAILAEPGVLRGRRFGNIVVAASRVELPVTDLTRRAASSAYPARCVAGEDLRDLQGKAKPITDAEALPSPIPPKDVFGIF from the coding sequence GTGAGACCGGCACCGACCCCCGGAAGGTATCCGGTCCGCTTCGGCACCGCCGAACTGCTGCGGGACGCCGACCGTCCGAACGCCTGGATGATCTCGGTCGACGGCGTCGCCCAGTCGCACGTCAACCTCGACGACCCCACGGATCTCGAGTTCGACTACATCCGCCGGATCGCCGACGTCGTCGACTGCCTCGGAGAAGGCCCGCTCGACGTGCTGCACGTCGGCGGGGCGGCCTGCACATTGCCGCGCTACGTCGCCGCGGCGCGTCCGCGGTCACGGCAACTGGTGTTCGACGCCGACGGCGAACTCGTCGCGCTCGTTCGCGAGCAGCTGGGCCTGAAGGGGCTGAAGGTCCGTGTCGGCGACGGCCGCGAAGGCGTCTCCAGCAGGTACGACGCTTCGGCCGACCTGGTCATCGTGGACGCTTTCGAACGCGGAATCCTGGCCGGCGGGCTCGCGACCGTCGAGTTCACGAACGAGATCGCGCGCGTCCTCCGCCCGGCCGGAACCTACGTCGCCAACGTGTCGGACGGACCGAACCTGCCGTTTCTCCGCCGATTCCTGGCGACACTCGCGACGTCGTTCCCCCACCTGGCGATCTTGGCCGAGCCGGGCGTTCTCCGGGGCCGCCGCTTCGGCAACATCGTGGTCGCCGCCTCACGAGTCGAACTCCCGGTCACCGACCTGACCCGCCGAGCCGCCTCGTCCGCCTACCCGGCGCGCTGTGTCGCGGGAGAAGACCTCCGTGACCTGCAAGGCAAAGCGAAACCCATCACGGACGCGGAAGCCCTACCGTCCCCAATACCACCAAAAGACGTCTTCGGGATCTTCTAG
- a CDS encoding helix-turn-helix domain-containing protein, translating into MAGGEHGRALAELLEGLKRRSGHSYERIGAKAHLSRSTVHRYCSGVSVPAAFGPLERIATVCEAERDELSKLFRLWERADAARGEVASAPPAPRPVPEPRSRNRIGWWPLLASLVMVTVVGASAVPAAEPAAPALHAPMWTEFPSPVDSAFFGVTANSETGLMPTFGVGAVRLWDSETRWQNLEPDRGRPVWSTLDRLVDGANRARLPVLYVFGGTPGWAAPGGPPSAYPDGSRAAPPDDLADWDAFVGKVVERYRGRIESYELWDMANHPKYFTGPVERLVEMVRRASRIIKAGDPGAIVVCPSMGHLTDPAYRRVLERFGELRGYESCDAAAVKLHPGRMADPPETMLAVADEIQRSFHRTNGHANLWSTGPDFDVPLQPPVDPAVAADHAARFFLTGLYARFKRMYFYNWGSDRVPIVLQPAGGPPTRAAAHVERLGRWLDGAKIRSCGEGTRAGLPENLWRCRFTRNGMEFRVAWAPSGTARLSAPGSAERLDGTRPEIESGSVEVDGSPVLLKP; encoded by the coding sequence ATGGCAGGAGGAGAACACGGCCGGGCCTTGGCGGAACTGCTCGAAGGGCTGAAACGGCGTAGCGGGCACAGCTACGAACGGATCGGCGCCAAGGCGCATCTGAGCCGATCGACCGTCCACCGCTACTGCAGCGGTGTCAGCGTGCCGGCCGCGTTCGGCCCGCTGGAACGGATCGCGACGGTCTGCGAGGCCGAGCGTGACGAACTGTCGAAGCTCTTCCGGCTGTGGGAACGCGCGGACGCGGCACGGGGAGAGGTCGCGTCCGCGCCTCCCGCCCCGCGTCCGGTGCCCGAGCCGAGGAGCCGGAACCGGATCGGCTGGTGGCCGTTGCTGGCCTCGCTGGTCATGGTCACCGTGGTCGGGGCGAGCGCGGTGCCCGCGGCGGAACCGGCCGCGCCGGCACTCCACGCCCCGATGTGGACCGAGTTCCCGTCCCCTGTGGACAGTGCGTTCTTCGGGGTGACGGCGAACAGCGAGACCGGGCTGATGCCGACGTTCGGCGTCGGTGCCGTCCGGCTCTGGGATTCGGAAACCCGCTGGCAGAACCTCGAACCGGACCGCGGCAGGCCGGTCTGGTCCACTTTGGACAGGCTGGTCGACGGCGCGAACCGGGCGCGGCTCCCGGTGCTGTACGTCTTCGGCGGCACCCCTGGCTGGGCGGCGCCGGGCGGACCGCCGTCGGCCTACCCGGACGGCTCCCGGGCGGCGCCGCCCGACGACCTCGCGGACTGGGACGCGTTCGTCGGGAAGGTGGTCGAGCGGTATCGCGGCCGGATCGAGTCCTACGAGCTGTGGGATATGGCCAACCACCCCAAGTACTTCACCGGTCCGGTCGAACGGCTGGTGGAGATGGTCCGGCGGGCGAGCCGGATCATCAAGGCGGGTGATCCCGGCGCGATCGTGGTCTGCCCGTCGATGGGGCACCTCACCGATCCCGCGTACCGGCGGGTGCTGGAACGGTTCGGCGAACTCCGCGGCTACGAGAGCTGCGACGCCGCCGCGGTCAAACTGCATCCGGGCAGGATGGCGGACCCGCCGGAGACCATGCTCGCCGTCGCGGACGAGATCCAGCGGAGCTTCCACCGCACCAACGGGCACGCGAACCTGTGGAGCACCGGCCCCGATTTCGACGTCCCGCTGCAGCCGCCGGTCGATCCCGCCGTCGCCGCGGACCACGCCGCCCGCTTCTTCCTGACCGGCCTCTACGCGCGCTTCAAGCGGATGTACTTCTACAACTGGGGAAGCGACCGCGTGCCGATCGTGCTCCAGCCGGCGGGCGGACCGCCGACCCGCGCCGCCGCCCACGTCGAACGGCTCGGCCGCTGGCTCGACGGCGCGAAGATCCGGTCCTGCGGCGAGGGCACGCGCGCGGGGCTGCCGGAGAACCTGTGGCGTTGCCGCTTCACGCGGAACGGCATGGAATTCCGGGTCGCGTGGGCCCCTTCGGGCACCGCGAGGCTGTCCGCGCCGGGCAGCGCGGAACGCCTCGACGGGACACGGCCGGAGATCGAGTCGGGCTCCGTCGAGGTCGACGGCAGCCCGGTGTTGCTCAAGCCTTAA
- a CDS encoding response regulator transcription factor, with protein MTSVNVPSSGSAKAGLRRVDGSPVRVLVVDDEATLSELVSMALRMEGWDIRTAADGTEAVRVAREFRPDAVVLDVMLPDMSGLEVLRRLRSEVPNLPVLFLTAKDAVEDRIAGLTAGGDDYVTKPFSLEEVALRLRALLRRAGGVAGPSGSTLVVGDLTLDEDSREVHRGGDPVPLTATEFELLRYLMRNPKRVLSKAQILDRVWSYDFGGQANIVELYISYLRKKIDADREPMIHTMRGAGYVLKPAG; from the coding sequence ATGACCAGTGTGAACGTCCCTTCGTCCGGTTCCGCGAAGGCAGGCCTGCGCCGTGTCGACGGCAGCCCCGTGCGGGTGCTGGTCGTCGACGACGAGGCGACCTTGTCCGAACTCGTGTCGATGGCGCTGCGCATGGAGGGCTGGGACATCCGCACCGCCGCCGACGGCACCGAGGCGGTCCGCGTCGCGCGGGAATTCCGGCCGGACGCGGTGGTGCTGGACGTCATGCTGCCGGATATGAGCGGCCTGGAGGTGTTGCGCCGCCTGCGTTCCGAGGTGCCGAACCTGCCGGTGCTGTTCCTGACCGCCAAGGACGCGGTGGAGGACCGCATCGCCGGGCTCACCGCGGGCGGCGACGACTACGTCACCAAACCGTTCAGCCTGGAGGAGGTCGCGCTGCGGTTGCGCGCGCTGCTCCGGCGCGCGGGCGGGGTCGCCGGGCCGAGCGGGTCGACGCTCGTCGTCGGGGACCTGACCCTGGACGAGGACAGCCGCGAGGTGCACCGCGGTGGTGATCCGGTGCCGCTGACCGCGACCGAGTTCGAACTGCTGCGTTATCTCATGCGCAATCCGAAGCGTGTGCTGTCCAAGGCACAGATCCTGGACCGGGTGTGGAGCTACGACTTCGGCGGCCAGGCCAACATCGTCGAGCTGTACATTTCCTATCTCCGCAAGAAGATCGACGCCGACAGGGAACCGATGATCCACACGATGCGCGGCGCCGGGTATGTCCTCAAACCCGCGGGGTAG